Proteins co-encoded in one Haloarcula pelagica genomic window:
- a CDS encoding DUF7536 family protein — translation MSESEQPSGRAAMVQALNVPRNAKLGFGFALVVTGLVFATFVLPGTGRPAYLYLALAFVLAMSLGGLATAVLTIGSAVRLARRDRPD, via the coding sequence GTGTCAGAGAGCGAGCAACCCAGCGGCCGGGCCGCGATGGTGCAGGCGCTGAACGTCCCGCGGAACGCGAAACTCGGGTTCGGGTTCGCGCTCGTGGTGACCGGCCTCGTCTTCGCGACGTTCGTCCTGCCCGGGACCGGGCGGCCGGCGTATCTCTACCTCGCCCTGGCGTTCGTCCTGGCGATGTCGCTTGGCGGGCTGGCGACGGCCGTCCTGACGATCGGCTCGGCCGTTCGGCTGGCGCGGCGGGACAGGCCGGACTGA
- a CDS encoding potassium channel family protein, whose product MDPTVSVEYEPVSVKSVLAEMKDTAELLIDLSYSAVLLGSDDVAAEVLELEEKMDVLQLRARMSLLMACRSTEDAEALAPVLGMVGAAEKISDAAGDIAKVVLEDIGLPETMRAALPEALETLVRATVAPDSPLAGRTLGALNLETETGVRALAIRRQGDWLLNPDRETALQAGDVVLFRGPESGISEVYRDATGERYEPPDPPEGAAQDLDRAVTSIVLMKDMAELAVDLAYGAVLFDSEAVAEEVVELEAEVDALQSRFEAWVLRAAGESDDPVSLRGLVHLARSTEVISDAALEMSEGVLRGLSTHPVVAEAVQESDEILTQATITESSDFAGATIGEQEIKTATGMRIIAIRRPGSQSDRTGREGGDWVVSPGPETPLQAGDVVIAKGTRSGAERFVALAGG is encoded by the coding sequence ATGGACCCGACAGTGTCGGTCGAGTACGAACCGGTCAGCGTCAAGTCGGTGCTGGCCGAGATGAAAGACACCGCGGAGTTGCTCATCGACCTCTCGTACTCGGCGGTCCTGTTGGGTAGCGACGATGTCGCCGCGGAGGTGCTGGAACTCGAAGAGAAGATGGACGTACTCCAGTTGCGGGCGCGGATGAGCCTGCTGATGGCCTGTCGCTCGACGGAGGACGCCGAGGCGCTGGCGCCGGTCCTGGGGATGGTCGGCGCCGCCGAGAAGATCAGCGACGCCGCCGGCGACATCGCGAAGGTAGTTCTCGAAGACATCGGCCTGCCCGAGACGATGCGGGCCGCGCTGCCCGAGGCCCTCGAGACGCTCGTGCGGGCGACGGTGGCGCCGGACTCCCCGCTGGCCGGACGGACGCTGGGCGCGCTGAACCTGGAGACAGAGACCGGCGTCCGCGCACTGGCGATCCGCCGCCAGGGTGACTGGCTGCTCAACCCCGACCGGGAGACGGCGCTGCAAGCCGGCGATGTCGTGTTGTTCCGGGGGCCGGAGTCCGGTATCAGCGAGGTGTATCGGGACGCCACCGGCGAGCGCTACGAACCGCCGGACCCGCCCGAGGGGGCCGCACAGGACCTCGACCGGGCGGTCACGTCGATCGTCCTGATGAAAGACATGGCGGAACTGGCGGTCGATCTGGCTTACGGCGCAGTGCTGTTCGACAGCGAGGCCGTCGCCGAGGAGGTCGTCGAACTCGAAGCCGAGGTCGACGCGCTCCAGTCCCGGTTCGAGGCCTGGGTGCTCCGGGCGGCCGGCGAGAGCGACGACCCCGTCTCCTTGCGCGGCCTGGTCCACCTGGCCCGCTCGACGGAGGTCATCTCCGACGCCGCCCTGGAGATGAGCGAGGGCGTCCTCCGCGGGCTCTCGACGCACCCGGTCGTCGCCGAGGCCGTCCAGGAGTCCGACGAGATCCTCACACAGGCGACGATCACCGAATCGAGCGACTTCGCGGGCGCCACGATCGGCGAACAGGAGATCAAGACGGCCACCGGCATGCGGATCATCGCGATCCGTCGGCCGGGGAGTCAGAGCGACCGCACCGGCCGCGAGGGTGGCGACTGGGTCGTCTCGCCGGGCCCGGAGACGCCGCTGCAGGCCGGCGATGTCGTCATCGCGAAAGGGACCCGTTCGGGCGCCGAGCGGTTCGTCGCGCTGGCCGGCGGCTAA